A genomic stretch from Juglans microcarpa x Juglans regia isolate MS1-56 chromosome 3S, Jm3101_v1.0, whole genome shotgun sequence includes:
- the LOC121257203 gene encoding dual specificity protein kinase YAK1 homolog, whose protein sequence is MDEVGRVNDTKESGGCGTEELPSSSAAVAGGFAWKPSQLVFSPYETVSKARTLRVVVRKPLAARLTKEIVETYQICNPQFKYSEELNPKRYLTSPSIGVQNDGFDNVNSDLILTVNFVLVNSETQRRYIVKDVLGHGTFGQVAKCWVAETDSFVAVKIIKNKPAYYQQAWVEVSILTTLNKKYDPEDKHHIVRIFDSFVHQRHLCICFELLETNLYELIKINHFRGLSLSIVQMFSKQILCGLALLKEAGIIHCDLKPENILLCTSVKPAEIKIIDFGSACMEDHTVYSYIQSRYYRSPEVLLGYQYTTTIDMWSFGCIVAELFLGLPLFPGASEFDLLNRMIEILGGQPPDYVLKEAKNTSKFFKRIGSVHNIENGEVSTNGRSAYKVLTEEEYEAREKKKPVIGKEYFKHMNLEAIVRNYPYRKNLPQEDIIKEGQIRLALIDFLRGLVEFDPAKRWSPFQASKHPFVTGEPFTSPYKPPQETPRLPVAQNIMVDHHPGGGHWFAAGLSPNIPGRNRVALHNSPHFPIVPFQHANSYGSVGSYGSYNDSTGLGSSYGSYGDSSNVFAYYSPVGPSGMNMHPQGNVSMLGSSPDTRRRVMQYPHGSGLGISPSAGNFTSLPLGTSPSQFTPPSSYSQVSAGSPGHYGPTSPARGSHGSPLGKMTAVSQFNRRKSWGYSGNSQSQESLSCSHWQGQFTDGSSSSQTEGNSQVLHGSPSHLQSGSNAASWKQHRGGTRISAGYSPFQSMPGSSTLGSNMQLAQTAGSASEKPEVGLSLPDPGDWDPNYSDELLLQEDGLDISAVTTSFSKNVHLGPAEPLLGDGRFNHVSSTISNFSVQRQNGPGQAFSHMEVGSPPSAHDPLHGYVRPMSNPSHFVPNISQNSPSRLGQQPVQRFNYGRPPSSRVGDSNHVVVQPPFSSFNSGGMRSPGNSSFSNGMPWGRRGNHPITNMPPTSRGRKDYGRIA, encoded by the exons ATGGATGAGGTCGGCCGTGTCAATGACACAAAAGAATCGGGAGGCTGTGGTACCGAGGAATTACCATCGTCATCGGCGGCGGTGGCTGGGGGCTTTGCTTGGAAGCCGAGTCAGCTCGTGTTTAGTCCTTATGAAACTGTGAGCAAGGCACGAACTTTGCGCGTTGTTGTACGAAAACCT CTGGCGGCAAGACTAACCAAGGAAATAGTTGAGACGTACCAAATATGCAATCCTCAGTTTAAGTATTCAGAGGAACTAAATCCTAAGAGATATTTGACCAGCCCATCCATTGGAGTCCAAAATGATGGCTTTGATAATGTGAACTCGGATCTTATCCTGACTGTAAACTTTGTCTTGGTCAATTCAGAAACACAGCGAAG ATATATTGTCAAAGATGTTCTTGGCCACGGGACATTTGGGCAGGTTGCTAAATGCTGGGTTGCAGAGACTGACAGTTTTGTTGCTGTgaagatcataaaaaataaacctgCTTACTATCAGCAGGCATGGGTTGAAGTATCCATATTGACAACG TTGAATAAGAAGTATGATCCTGAGGACAAGCATCATATTGTTCGTATTTTTGATTCCTTCGTACATCAACGTCATTTGTGCATCTGCTTTGAACTGCTCGAAACCAATCT GTATgagcttataaaaataaatcactttAGGGGATTATCCTTGAGCATTGTCCAAATGTTCTCTAAACAG ATTTTATGTGGACTGGCTCTGTTAAAGGAGGCTGGGATAATTCATTGTGATCTGAAGCCAGAAAACATCCTTTTGTGCACAAG TGTGAAGCCAgcagaaattaaaattattgacTTTGGATCAGCATGCATGGAAGATCACACCGTTTACTCCTACATTCAG AGTCGTTACTACAGGTCTCCTGAAGTTCTTCTTGGGTATCA ATATACTACAACTATCGATATGTGGTCGTTTGGCTGCATTGTTGCTGAATTGTTTCTAGGCTTGCCATTATTTCCAGGAGCTTCAGAATTCGATCTCCTTAATCGAATGATTGAAATACTTGG AGGTCAACCCCCAGATTATGTATTAAAGGAGGCAAAAAACACAAGTAAGTTTTTTAAGCGCATTGGAAGTGTCCACAATATAGAGAATGGTGAAGTTTCAACAAATGGCAGAAGTGCTTACAAAGTGTTGACAGAAGAAGAATATGAAGCT agagagaagaaaaagccAGTGATTGGAAAAGAGTATTTCAAACATATGAATCTTGAAGCTATTGTCAGAAACTACCCTTATAGGAAGAACTTGCCTCAGGAAGATATTATAAAAG AAGGGCAAATACGACTAGCTTTGATCGATTTCTTGAGAGGACTTGTTGAGTTTGATCCTGCAAAACGGTGGTCGCCTTTTCAG GCTTCAAAACACCCTTTTGTCACAGGGGAACCTTTCACATCCCCATACAAGCCTCCCCAAGAGACTCCCCGTCTG CCTGTAGCTCAAAATATCATGGTGGACCACCACCCAGGTGGAGGACATTGGTTTGCTGCTGGTCTCTCTCCTAAT ATTCCAGGAAGGAATAGAGTTGCTCTTCATAACAGCCCACACTTCCCGATAGTGCCATTTCAACATGCCAACAGTTATGGCAGTGTTGGAAGTTATGGTAGCTATAATGATAGTACAGGGCTTGGAAGCAGTTATGGAAGCTATGGAGACAGTAGTAATGTGTTTGCATATTATTCGCCTGTCGGTCCATCTGGGATGAACATGCATCCACAGGGCAATGTCTCAATGCTGGGAAGTAGTCCTGATACGAGAAGAAGGGTTATGCAATACCCACATGGAAGTGGACTTGGTATAAGTCCCTCGGCTGGAAATTTTACATCACTGCCTCTTGGCACTAGCCCCTCACAATTTACTCCACCAAGTTCCTATAGTCAAGTTTCTGCTGGCTCTCCTGGACATTATGGTCCAACCTCTCCAGCAAGAGGCAGTCATGGATCGCCTTTAGGAAAGATGACTGCAGTTAGCCAGTttaatagaagaaaaagttggggATATTCCGGAAATTCTCAATCTCAAGAGAGCCTGTCATGTTCTCATTGGCAAGGGCAATTTACTGATGGCTCTAGTTCTTCACAAACTGAAGGAAATTCTCAGGTACTTCATGGTTCTCCATCGCATCTGCAATCAGGTTCTAATGCTGCAAGCTGGAAGCAGCATCGTGGAGGCACCAGAATCTCTGCTGGTTACTCTCCCTTTCAGAGCATGCCGGGTTCCTCTACACTTGGTTCTAATATGCAATTGGCACAAACTGCAGGATCAGCTTCTGAAAAGCCTGAGGTTGGCCTCTCACTGCCTGATCCTGGAGATTGGGATCCCAACTATAG TGATGAACTTCTTCTACAAGAGGATGGTTTGGATATAAGTGCCGTGACAACCAGCTTCAGCAAAAATGTGCATCTTGGACCTGCAGAACCATTGCTCGGGGATGGAAGATTCAACCATGTCTCGAgtacaatttcaaatttctctGTACAGAG ACAAAATGGACCTGGTCAAGCATTTTCACATATGGAGGTTGGTAGCCCTCCTTCAGCTCATGATCCACTTCACGGATATGTCCGCCCCATGTCAAATCCTTCCCACTTTGTGCCTAATATCTCACAAAATTCTCCTAGTCGTTTGGGACAGCAACCTGTTCAGCGGTTCAATTATGGACGACCACCCAGTAGTCGGGTTGGTGATTCCAATCATGTGGTGGTTCAGCCCCCCTTCTCCAGCTTTAATTCTGGGGGCATGCGTTCTCCTGGAAATAGCTCATTCAGCAATGGCATGCCATGGG GTCGTAGAGGCAATCATCCTATCACAAACATGCCACCGACATCCCGTGGGAGGAAAGACTATGGAAGGATAGCCTAA
- the LOC121258144 gene encoding RNA polymerase sigma factor sigA-like, translated as MMATTAVIGLSAGKRLLSSSYHYSDLTEKLPFVNDNALAQYQITSAKKVISSKKSSNFGPSFPSASRQAESIKAVKEDVDIISSPSTAEPWFQRPNNLEEESSDPDYLVEALLLLQKSMLEKQWNLSFEQKVLTDSARGKNHRKISVTCSGVSARQRRMKARKKVLNKTGYVVPPYTGKQLRSLISPELLQNHSRGYVNGVVSEELLTHADVVCLSKKIGAGISLEEHKLRLKEKLGCEPSDDQLATSLRIPRAELQSKLIECSLAREKLAMSNVRLVMSIAQRYENMGAEMADLVQGGLIGLLRGIEKFDSSKGCRISTYVYWWIRQGVSRTMVENSRTLRLPAHMHGRLGLIRNAKVRLEEKGITPSIDRIAECLKMSKKKVKNATEAISKVFSLDREAFPSLNGLSGETHHSYIADNRLENNPWHGVDELALKDEVNKLINMTLGERERDIIRLYHGLDNECLTWEDISKRIGLSRERVRQVGLVALEKLKHAARKSKMEALLVKH; from the exons ATGATGGCCACGACTGCAGTGATCGGGCTTAGTGCAGGGAAGAGGCTATTGAGTTCCTCCTACCATTACTCAGATCTCACAGAAAAGCTCCCATTTGTCAATGATAATGCACTAGCACAGTATCAAATCACTTCAGCCAAGAAAGTGATAAGTTCCAAAAAGTCATCTAATTTTGGCCCCAGTTTTCCATCAGCTAGTCGACAAGCAGAGTCTATCAAGGCTGTCAAAGAAGATGTAGATATTATCTCTTCTCCTTCAACTGCAGAGCCATGGTTTCAGAGACCCAACAACCTTGAAGAGGAAAGTTCTGATCCTGATTATTTGGTGGAGGCACTTCTTTTGCTGCAAAAGTCTATGCTGGAAAAGCAATGGAATCTTTCTTTTGAGCAGAAGGTACTAACTGATTCAGCAAGAGGAAAAAATCACAGGAAGATATCTGTCACTTGTTCTGGAGTATCTGCTCGGCAAAGGAGAATGAAAGCTAGGAAGAAAGTTCTGAACAAAACTGGTTATGTGGTTCCACCTTATACTGGTAAGCAGTTGAGATCATTGATCAGTCCAGAGCTGCTTCAGAATCATTCAAGGGGTTATGTCAACGGTGTAGTAAGTGAAGAGTTGCTTACTCATGCAGACGTGGTATGCCTGTCAAAGAAAATTGGTGCTGGTATTTCCTTAGAGGAGCACAAATTGAG ATTGAAGGAGAAGCTAGGATGTGAGCCATCTGACGACCAACTTGCAACTTCATTGAGGATTCCTCGAGCTGAATTACAATCAAAACTGATTGAGTGTTCTTTAGCAAGAGAGAAGCTGGCAATGAGTAATGTTCGTCTGGTCATGTCTATTGCTCAAAGATATGAAAACATGGGTGCTGAAATGGCTGACCTTGTTCAG GGTGGGTTGATTGGACTACTGCGCGGAATTGAGAAATTTGACTCTTCGAAAGGGTGCAGAATTTCAACATATGTTTATTGGTGGATACGCCAA GGTGTTTCAAGAACAATGGTTGAAAATTCCCGGACTTTGAGATTACCTGCTCATATGCATGGAAGATTAGGTTTAATCCGGAATGCAAAAGTTAGACTGGAAGAGAAAGGAATAACTCCATCAATTGAT AGAATTGCAGAATGCCTGAAGATGTCAAAAAAGAAAGTCAAGAATGCTACGGAG GCAATCAGTAAGGTCTTCTCTCTTGATAGGGAAGCATTTCCCTCTCTGAATGGTCTTTCGGGAGAAACACATCATAGT TACATTGCAGATAATCGCCTTGAGAACAACCCATGGCATGGAGTGGATGAGTTGGCACTGAAg GATGAAGTAAACAAGCTCATTAATATGACACTTGGGGAACGGGAGAGAGACATCATACGACTTTACCATGGTCTGGATAATGAATGTCTTACATGGGAGGATATTAGTAAACG